CAAACTAACTTGGCGATCACGACTATGCCTTTTTTTGACGGCAACCAGCAGGTGTATCACTCCCCCCCATCCTCACACAACGACTACCGGTAGGCTTTGCTCCTGACTGGCCGCCAACATCATAGCCTATTCCGGGTGATGACTGGCTAATCCAACGGGTGACTTAGTTAACCATTTGCCTTATGACACCTAATCGAACTAAATACCATTTGCCGGACTACCGCCGACACGTTTTGTTAAGTATGTTCCTTGGCGTAACCATACTTCCGGTAGGGGCCTCCCCAACGGATTCCCTGAAATCGTCCCGCAACCTTCCTCTGTCAGTTAATCGACATCGGCACTGGCCTGCTTCCCCGACTCCATCGGTGGCCAATTCCCGTACATTCCCCAGATGGGCCGGATTCGTTGAATTGGGCGGTTTGGCCTCTTCATCCGGTCTGACGCCCTTTTGGCTACAGACCAATCAGTACGGGGTCGTCCCCAAAGAAACGCCAACGGGGCTCATCCGACTAAACGCCAGTCGAACATACCGAATTGATTCGCTGGAGAAACGACGAAAAACCGATCTTGGCTACGGCGTAGAGCTGGCTGGCCAGGTCGGCCAGGTAAACCATCTGCTGGTGGTCGAGGCCTACCTCAAAGCCAGGTGGGGCGTCGTTGAGTTATTCGCGGGTCGACGACGTCAGCGGGTGGGTCTGGCGGAGAGTGCGCTCTCGTCGGGTTCCTACATCTGGTCGGGTAATACCCTGCCTTTGCCTCAGGTCCAGATTGGGCTGCCCAACTACGTACCGATTGGCTTTACTAACGGATGGGTCGCGTTGAAAGGGTTTATTGCCCACGGCTGGTTTGGCAATGACGGGTATGTGCAAGGGTCTTATCTCCATCAGAAAGCCATTTATCTCCGGCTGGGCCGACCACAGGCACGGGTCCAATTCTACAGCGCGTTCACCCACGTTGCTCAATGGGGCGGGTATGCGCCTTTTCTGGAACAGGACCCCACCAGTTCATTCAAGGGGCAACTGGCTACCAGCTGGGACGCCTTTGTCAATGTGCTCCTACCCCTGAAAACCGATGCGCTGAAAGACCGCACCAAGTTCACTACCTTCGATCAGAACCGGGTCGGCGACCACCGGGGCACGGCCGAAGTAGCCGTTGACGTCAGACTGGCTCAGGGAACTATTCGCCTTTACCAGCAGCACTTTTATGATGTGGGCCGTAAACTCTACAACTTGCGCAACATCGAAGATGGCTTATACGGCCTTCGGTATGTGCGGAATGAACGACGGGGATTCCTGCGGGAAGTGGTGCTTGAATTGTTTAATTCGGGTAATCAGGGCGTGCTTCAGTTTGGCCGCAGCCTGGGCGGAGAACCGGAAAACTATTTTTTGAATGGCCAGTATCCGGCCAGCTGGTCCTACCGGGGCCGGACGATTGGTACGCCTTTCATGACCCAGAGCAGCGATGCATCGGCTGAGTTGCCCCGGCTGCCGTTTTCGGGGTATACAACGTCCAACCAACTCATCGAGGGCGTTCATGGAATCAATAATAACCGGGTCTGGGCCTTGTATGGTGGATTGGCGGGTAGACTGGGGGCGCACTGGCGGGTTGAATCCAAAGTTTCCTTCAGCCGCAACTACGGCACGTTCACCGCTCCGTTTCCAGCCGGTACCAATCAGTGGTCGGCGCTGGGTTCACTGATCCACGCCGGACCCACAGGAACTCAGGTGATCGTCTCGCTGGCGTATGATCAGGGGCGGCTGTTGGCCAGCCCGCAGCAGGTTGGAGGCTACGTTGGATTGCGTAAACAGTGGGGCCATCCGCTATGACCTATTTTATGCGACGCAAACTGCTCTGGTTGCGTATACTCGGTGGCAGTCTGACAACCGCCTGGCTGGGCTACACGCTGGTTATGACTTGTTTCCAGGACTGGGGCGGTCTGACCAGCGATCTGCTTTCAGGCGGTCGTTTCTGGAGTAAGTCCCTGGTACTGTATAGCTGGCTTGTAGCCGCTATTTATTTTCTGCGTGATCGACCTAATTTAATCCGGGACAAGTGAATCGCTTCTCCCTATCAACTCCTCTTTATCGATGAACAAAATCAAACCACTTAAAATACCCATTTTGGTGGTTGAGGCCCACGAGGACCATCAACTCATTATTGCTTACTGCCTATGGGAAAAGATTCCTCAGGCATTGCCCATCTTCAGTAAAACTGCCGATGAAGCGTTGCTCTATCTGAAGCAATGCACTGATGATCGGAAGCAATTTCCCCATCTGGTTCTGTTGGGTAGCAACCTACCCCAGCCAAGTGACTTTTTGCTGACCGAGCTGCGAAAACAACACCCTCATTTGCCCCTGATCGTTCTTGATACGTTCGAGAACGTGGAGCAGGTTCGTCAGGCGTATCGGCTGGGGGCAAACTCCGTGCTGCTTAAACCAACTACACTTCCCGCCTGGGAAGCCCTGTTTCAGCAGATCGAGAGTTTTTGGTTCGGCATCGCGGCCTGGCCTTCATTAGAGTAAAGGTGTCTACCTGATTCCTGCTTAGTAGTTTCTTCTGCTTACTGAGCAGGAATCAGGTAGACAAACCTGGCGTAAATTTGCTTGATCGGCGTTGGCAGATTGTGTCTAATCTACTCACGAAATAGGCAAGCTGACAAAAACGGTAGTGCCCTGACCAAACACGGATTGAGCGTTGATCAAACCACCGTGTTGCCGAACAATCTTACGGCAATAGGTCAACCCAAACCCCTCACCTTGTCGTCCCTGATCATAAGGCACCTGGGCAAACATGTCGAATACTTTCTCCAGCTGCGAGGCTTCGATGCCAATTCCATTGTCGGCAATCTGGACCTGTAGGTAAGTAGATGCCGTGTTGGTTGTTCCCTGCCGGATGAGCTCGCCAGCGGCTAACTCCCGACCGGCGATGCTAATTATAGGGTCTACCTCTTTTCGGGAAAACTTAAGGGCATTGTGAAGCAGGTGGTAAAACAACTCCTCTATGTGCAGCCGAATTGCCCGAATGGCTGGTAAAGGCGTTAGCTGGAGCGTGGCTTTCTTGGCTTGCACCAGCAGGTTCAACTCATTCCATACGCCCATCATTAACTGGTTCAGATCAATTACTTCAACCCCTTCGTTCGTCTGGCTTAAGCCCGAAAAGTGGGTCAAATCTTTAATCATCGTCGAAAACTTTTGGGCACCCAACACGATCTTGGCGGCTAACTCCTGGGTTTTGTCGACATCTTTCCGCTGAGCCGCATCAACGAGCATACTGCTGAAGAGCTGGAGCTTACGCAGGGGTTCCTGTAAACTATGATTGGAGATGTGGCGATACTGTCGATTTTCATCATTGGAATGAGTAAGTTGTCGGCTCAGGTTACGAACGGCCTGATCACTCTGTTCAAGTAACTCAATTTGCTGCAAATGGAAGGCGATCAAATCAGTGAACAACCCGAACATCCCCTTTATCCGCTCATTGTCAAGTTGGGCTGGATCGGGATCAATGGCACAAAGGGTACCGAAGAATTCACCCGTTTTGAGGAAAATAGGATATGAAACGTAGCTTTGAAATCCATACAAAGCAGGCGTTGGGTGGTTGCGGAAGGTTTCATTTTCCTGCACGTGATCGATAACAACGGGTTTGTGGTCGTACCGAATCTCGTTACAAATGGTCGTTTCAAGTTTTAACTCGCTACCCGCCACCAACCCGAAATGAATATCATCACGTACGCTACAAGCAATCCAGCGATCCTGCGTAACACGAGCCACGGCGGCAAAGCCCATTCCGGTGGTCTGGCAGATGACATTC
This DNA window, taken from Spirosoma agri, encodes the following:
- a CDS encoding capsule assembly Wzi family protein translates to MTPNRTKYHLPDYRRHVLLSMFLGVTILPVGASPTDSLKSSRNLPLSVNRHRHWPASPTPSVANSRTFPRWAGFVELGGLASSSGLTPFWLQTNQYGVVPKETPTGLIRLNASRTYRIDSLEKRRKTDLGYGVELAGQVGQVNHLLVVEAYLKARWGVVELFAGRRRQRVGLAESALSSGSYIWSGNTLPLPQVQIGLPNYVPIGFTNGWVALKGFIAHGWFGNDGYVQGSYLHQKAIYLRLGRPQARVQFYSAFTHVAQWGGYAPFLEQDPTSSFKGQLATSWDAFVNVLLPLKTDALKDRTKFTTFDQNRVGDHRGTAEVAVDVRLAQGTIRLYQQHFYDVGRKLYNLRNIEDGLYGLRYVRNERRGFLREVVLELFNSGNQGVLQFGRSLGGEPENYFLNGQYPASWSYRGRTIGTPFMTQSSDASAELPRLPFSGYTTSNQLIEGVHGINNNRVWALYGGLAGRLGAHWRVESKVSFSRNYGTFTAPFPAGTNQWSALGSLIHAGPTGTQVIVSLAYDQGRLLASPQQVGGYVGLRKQWGHPL
- a CDS encoding response regulator, producing the protein MNKIKPLKIPILVVEAHEDHQLIIAYCLWEKIPQALPIFSKTADEALLYLKQCTDDRKQFPHLVLLGSNLPQPSDFLLTELRKQHPHLPLIVLDTFENVEQVRQAYRLGANSVLLKPTTLPAWEALFQQIESFWFGIAAWPSLE
- a CDS encoding sensor histidine kinase, whose protein sequence is MNFLDESLAKDIERVQQIPIIATILNVICQTTGMGFAAVARVTQDRWIACSVRDDIHFGLVAGSELKLETTICNEIRYDHKPVVIDHVQENETFRNHPTPALYGFQSYVSYPIFLKTGEFFGTLCAIDPDPAQLDNERIKGMFGLFTDLIAFHLQQIELLEQSDQAVRNLSRQLTHSNDENRQYRHISNHSLQEPLRKLQLFSSMLVDAAQRKDVDKTQELAAKIVLGAQKFSTMIKDLTHFSGLSQTNEGVEVIDLNQLMMGVWNELNLLVQAKKATLQLTPLPAIRAIRLHIEELFYHLLHNALKFSRKEVDPIISIAGRELAAGELIRQGTTNTASTYLQVQIADNGIGIEASQLEKVFDMFAQVPYDQGRQGEGFGLTYCRKIVRQHGGLINAQSVFGQGTTVFVSLPIS